AACGAGTCCGGTTTTCTGATCCGTGATTTTTGGCTGAACACCGTCGTGATGCCTGCAGGGAAATTCATCTATCCTGCATCCTCTCTAGGCCTTTCTCGCGGAGGCGTGGACGATGGTGCCATCCAGACCTACGAACGCGCCGTCGGCGGCTATGCGATCGCGCTCAAATCGCCGTGGTGCGCTTCTGCGTGCACATTCCTGCTGGCCGCCGGCGCCAGTCGTACCGGCGTGGCTGACGTCCACCGTTGCCGCGCGCCGGGCAAAACGATCCAGGAGGAAGGCGCAAACGCCGACCGCTGTTTGGATAGCAGCATGCGTCGCTACTACGAGACGATGGGAACCGGACAGGCCATCATCGACGCCGCGCTCTCCACCGCCAAGGCGACAACAACCCCGATGACGATGCCGCGCTTTGCACCGACCGTCGAGGACGCACTGCTCCAACGATGTGGCAGCGATCTCGCGCAACTCGACGATCTGACCACGCTGATCGGCTATGACGACAAGGGAGCATGGACGATGCAGAGCCTGGATATCAACGACCATCTGCCTGCCCTGTTGAAACGCATTGAGGAACGGCGCCGCACGACTGACGCCTGCGTACGCCGAATCCACGAGCGTGATAGGCTTTCGGCCTTCGCCAGGTATTGCGGATACGGC
This Beijerinckiaceae bacterium RH AL1 DNA region includes the following protein-coding sequences:
- a CDS encoding protein of unknown function (ID:RHAL1_02443;~source:Prodigal:2.6), which codes for MPRSIFRSFVTLILVWLSLAAALPTAKAMTFTCIESSRYAPLSLLFGGDTGKLKEALGQAQLPPANACRAIFASGTTERGDPERLAAVLIANRGWIDTVYLNSGGGEVGPANESGFLIRDFWLNTVVMPAGKFIYPASSLGLSRGGVDDGAIQTYERAVGGYAIALKSPWCASACTFLLAAGASRTGVADVHRCRAPGKTIQEEGANADRCLDSSMRRYYETMGTGQAIIDAALSTAKATTTPMTMPRFAPTVEDALLQRCGSDLAQLDDLTTLIGYDDKGAWTMQSLDINDHLPALLKRIEERRRTTDACVRRIHERDRLSAFARYCGYGCSVRSLMDALSLQLAELRK